The following proteins are co-located in the Amblyraja radiata isolate CabotCenter1 chromosome 8, sAmbRad1.1.pri, whole genome shotgun sequence genome:
- the dstn gene encoding destrin, with translation MAYVQAEEFNLAWRLWAEGPVRELCDVVRVRLQVQNCPAQRWEAAFEAGESLKLGRGEEVGGDTGPGTELSLSRQRRQEGRKERNCDSENTAMDAGIKLSEDAMKQFSEMKIHKIGRTNKKFLRLHLNKKQDQLVVDETLECQQQSSMDPYQQFLALLLEEKCCLLIYDFTFNTKDSANKDELVLILWCPVNSTTKERIQFTSTVGSVKCKLGLKSSIECTTKDELSIDRLAEVLGSDVTAVEGTSV, from the exons ATggcttatgtgcaggcagaggagtttaacttggcatggaggctgtgggccgaagggcctgttcgtgaGCTGTGTGATGTTGTTCGGGTTCGCTTGCAGGTACAGAACTGCCCTGCCCAGCGTTGGGAGGCGGCGTTTGAAGCAGGTGAGAGCTTGAAGCTGGGGAGGGGCGAGGAAGTGGGCGGCGATACAGGGCCGGGCACGGAGCTCAGTCTCAGTCGGCAGCGCaggcaggaaggaaggaaggagagaaacTGCGACAGCGAGAACACAGCCATG GATGCCGGAATCAAGCTCAGCGAAGATGCCATGAAACAGTTCAGTGAGATGAAGATTCACAAGATAGGTCGTACTAATAAAAAGTTTCTCCGCTTGCACCTGAACAAGAAACAGGACCAATTGGTGGTGGATGAAACTCTTGAATGTCAGCAACAAAGCTCCATGGACCCATATCAGCAATTCTTAGCCCTCTTACTGGAAGAAAAATGCTGCCTTTTGATTTATGATTTCACTTTCAACACCAAGGATTCTGCCAACAAGGATGAGCTGGTTTTAATCCTATG GTGCCCGGTTAATTCAACAACAAAAGAAAGGATACAGTTCACATCAACAGTAGGCTCGGTCAAGTGCAAGCTAG GTTTGAAATCCTCAATTGAGTGTACTACCAAGGACGAGCTATCAATAGATCGTTTAGCGGAAGTGCTTGGGTCAGATGTGACTGCAGTGGAGGGAACGTCAGTGTGA